From Ascaphus truei isolate aAscTru1 chromosome 17, aAscTru1.hap1, whole genome shotgun sequence, the proteins below share one genomic window:
- the FHIT gene encoding bis(5'-adenosyl)-triphosphatase → MSLRFGQHLIKPTVVFLKSELSFALVNRKPVVPGHVLVCPLRPAERFRELRPEEVSDLFNTVQKVASVVEKHFGGTSLTISVQDGPEAGQTVQHVHVHILPRRTGDFERNDKVYDELQDHDKEGQDIPGRWRSEEEMETEAASLRKYF, encoded by the coding sequence ATGTCTTTGAGATTCGGTCAACATCTTATCAAGCCGACAGTCGTTTTCCTAAAGTCTGAACTTTCCTTCGCTCTAGTGAACAGAAAGCCGGTAGTACCAGGCCACGTGTTAGTTTGCCCACTGCGACCTGCAGAGCGCTTCCGAGAGCTGAGACCTGAGGAAGTAAGTGACCTCTTCAACACGGTCCAGAAGGTGGCCAGTGTGGTGGAAAAACATTTTGGTGGCACCTCTCTTACCATCTCTGTCCAGGACGGGCCAGAAGCTGGACAGACTGTCCAACATGTCCATGTGCATATCCTGCCCAGGAGAACAGGAGACTTTGAGAGGAACGACAAGGTGTACGATGAACTACAAGACCATGACAAagaaggacaggacatccccgggAGATGGCGATCTGAAGAAGAGATGGAAACCGAGGCAGCATCGCTCAGGAAATATTTCTAG